TAACTGACGTCCAAGCAAATCTGTTATTTAGGCTAACGTCGCCAGCCATTGCCGATTATGTCTGTGATTCATGTCTCGCGAAGTTATCCCTCTTTTATGTCACTTTCAGAAGGGTATTGATGCATTTATATCCTGATAGAATAGAGGATATTGCCAGCATCCTGAACttttcagaagaagaatttaaAACTTTAATAGGTATACATTAGTCATCTGTGCTATTTCGTCATCCCAAATCTATTCAGAACTCTGAGTTGCATGAGTTGGAATTTTTCCACGACCGTAACCACTGGCCTCATAGTAGTCCATTGGGTAATATTTTTCTGTAAACATAACATCTTGAGTTAACAAAACATTGGTTTCGTAGGGCGTTAACAGAGGTTTGTTAAAAGCATAACCCCAGTCGATGGATAGTCTGGGACAAGCGACCTGTACAAACACGTCAATGTCGCTGAACATAGCTAGCTTCTGGGGAAAGATCTCACTGAGTATTATTTTTACCACTGTTTTACCAGCAGCAGTGAGTTTTTTCTCTAGATTTTCGACAGTGGGCAGATTTCCTTGTCTACCTAAAGCACCCAAAATTAGACCGAAAGTTTTACCATGACGTGCCGTTTCAATCGCATCTGTCCGGAGCTCGACAAGACGACGTTGATCATAGCCCTCTCGAGTAAATTTTCTGCTGTATGGATCATATCTATACGCCGGAATTTCTGGATTGTGAATCATGGCCGACTCCAGGTGAAATCTTCCGTCACCAACGTAAACCATCGCGTCATACTGTTCTTTGTTGAGTCTTTCGGAAGTACAGCCTAAAACCTCACCTCTTGATAGTGGTTTAATCTGGGGTGGAACCACGTATAACATGTGATCCACATCATTGAGTAATCGATCCTTTATGCTGTGAATTGTCGGATTAAACTGGATGGTACCGAAGGCTGCCAAACGAGAACCTTTAGGAAAATTCTTTTTTAATGTCTTTATTATATGCTCCTCATCAATGCTGATGGTAACAAAGATGTAGAGGACTTTGATCTCTGTCACATCTATCGGGACAAGACAGGAGTGTGCATAGTGAACGATGAAATCACAGTCTAAGGCTCTTGCCGTATAGTCGTCGATGCAGCATGCACCATACGAAACATCCCCCATTATCACCGTCTCACAGTCGCAAAACTGTTCCAAGATATCACTTATAATTAAGGAGTATATCAACAAGCCTTCAGGCATCTGCAGTGCGACTCTTTTGGCATTTTGCTTTTTGATATTCCAAACTGTCTTGtgtatttcaaaattgtaaTTCTGAGGAAGTAGCTTGATTGCATTCAGGAGATCCTCATCATTTAGAATTTCATCCGGTATATGGTTAATAGCTCGGGCAGCACTTATTCTAGCCTTAGGTTTATGAACGACTGCTGAATCCTTGCAAGCACAAGCTTCATTATTTTCCACCTTTTTTCTTGCCCCAAcgaatcttcttctagGCTGTGGTTGATTCTGCACTTCACTTGTCATATCGGTATATCCAAAGCTGGAACACTTCGAGAATTCAAGGATCAATCAAAAGTTCTCAAATGCTTGTCCCTTCACTATCtagtttgaaattgatatatcaaaatttttcagcgCTTCGATTTTAGAACTTtgtagctcatcgcataaacaaagaagcaagaatatcaaaaatACGTAATGATAACTCCCAAGTTCAGTGTTACtcaagatgatgactttATTTACATTAATGTCCAGATATCTACTATAAGGTTTGATGCTGCTGGGTTGGAGATGGTTGCGGAGGGAAATGTCTTTGTATTCCACTTATCGCCATACTACTTACGATTACGTTTCCCTTACGAAGTTGTTGACGATGAGAGGGCGACTGCTAAATATCAAGCTCAGGATGAGTCAATTCATATACAGCTGCCGAAGCTCGAAAAGGGcaaattttttgaagacttGGATGTTCCAACTAAGCTCTTAGCGAGACATGGAGACCTAGTTGGTGCCGATGAAATTTCTCAGCAAAATGTGGATAAGCAACGGCCACTTATACAGGAAATTGGCAATGAGCAGGATAAttctaagaagaaggacCTAGAGAAAATTAGCGCAGCTGGTGAGGCATTCAATTGGGAAATTGAACAGACCTCGGAGGAAGCAAGTGACGGGTTACTTTCAATCAAATACGGGTTCGAGGATTCATATGATTCAGTGATTGGAGTTTCCGTCTCAAATGGAAATGATATTAACGAGGTAGATGACCCAGAGCACACGAGCCCCAATGATCGTGTAAAAGAGAGGCTACGCAAGGAAGATCTAAAATTTGACCCTGAATACTACGTCTCTGAGTATATGATTCGGCGCTATGCGGAGCCAGATGACCTAGAAATCAACGGAATTAAAGAATTACTGAGTTACACACCTTCTTTAGTAAAAGAATACTTGAAATGGTACAAAAAAGCAGACGACAAGAATGCCGCAATGCCAATAGAATTTAGTGACCAGGAACAAAGCCAAATGCAAAATAACATACCAAGAAAGGAGTATTTGGTCAGCGACTCGAAGAGGCTTTACATTACGATACTCAATCTACTGTTCGCCTACATGTTTGAAGCGATAGAGACAGAGGGAAGTCATACCACAGAATCTGCCTGGTCCATAGGTAAATTGACCCCGCAAATTTGTTGCCTAGATCAACAGTTATTGCTACAAGATACCTCTGactctttttcaatcattAAAGCGGCTATAATCACCGGTATCAGACGTTCTTTGAGTTATCCACTGCATAGGAACTACGAGCTTTCGATCAAGGCGTGGAATTATGTCTACTACATTCTTCGAGGCGGAAAAAGGCTGGCGATCCGTTGCTTATTGGATATTCATGAGATTTTTAGATATCATGACGTTTATTATGTTTACAATAGGATCCTCATGGATGACCTTTGTTCGTGGTTCATTTCTGCAGGTAGTGAGAATGTCATTCGAAGTCTGGCGATTgaggcaaagaaagaaataGATCAACTAACGAAGGACGACATTGAGTTCAATTGTATTTCCGGAGTTGACGAGGAAGCTGTCAATGCAGTAGCATGGGAAAAACTTACCATAAGAGAGATGGAGATACTGGCAGAGGGCCAATATCAAGAATCTGAAGAAACCAATTGATTATTTGTCAACAACTATTTAGTAGTTTAGCTACTGAATTTATACTTCTAGCTTGTGTGGGACTTCCGTTGCGACTGCTACTTTCACTACAGGTCTTTTCATCGTAGTCATGGTGGGGCTTCTCTGGATCTGTCGATGAGGGTTGCATTGGTAACGAGTTTATCTGGGTCTTAAGCTTTGGTAGTTCCTGTTGCCTGGATTcctctttcatctttagATCAATGACGCCAAATGACGATGCGGATCTTGCCCTTCGATGTTTCTTGTGTGCCATGGTAGCCCTTCTGAGGTCGTAGTTGTCTGAGTCATTAGCGTTTGCAATGGATCCTGGCAGCTGCTCTGAACTatctcttccaaaacttAGTATCGATGTCATACCAGAGGGGATATTGGGACTGATCGATTTGGTCATAGGCAATGAAATATTGCGACTATGATTGGAAATATTCCCACTAGGTCTATTAGCAAAAGGGGACAAGTGTGTTGAActatcttcctctttcaacGAGATAGACTCGTTGAGAGCTGCGACAGCATTGGCGCCTATCCTTGCCGGGGAGTGAGTACGCTTGGCTGGTATAATGGGAGCAGAATTGGAAACAGGCTTTGGCGGCAGAGTACTTCCTGCCGGTGGGAATCTATAACTTAAAGGCTGTCTTCCTGTATTATCTGCAACATTCACGGTTGGTTTATCCTTCGAAGGGACTGGCATTGCAACATTGAAGTCTTCACCATTAAACAATTTGGGTATATCCTGAGGTGAGACACCAATCTCCCTCGCCATTCTAAGCAATTCAATCGAGCGAGTCGTATTCTCTAATTTATAGTATAGTTGTTTTGTGCgttcttgttcaactcTTAACTCCAATCCCTTCTCGAGGGCACTTTGACCTAAATTGGTATCTTCAATCTTGGCTCCAAGGAGCACTTCAATTAATGATCGAGGTGGCTCATGGCTGATAGGGGAGTATGAATTCTTCGGAGTATTCATTTACAACCACTCTACTTATTCCATCCATTTACGACGATCACAACTCCTTACTATCAAAGATCGAGAGGGGTATACAACGTATCAGGCCAGTTGCCGCCTGGTCTTTCACAATGTACTAAGTATATGATAAACAATAAGTTAGTTGTCGATTTATCACATTAGTGGTACTCCTTTGGCACAATTGAGAAATATGGCATCACtaaatcaatttgatccTAATGGGAAATTTTGCAATTACATGCCTTTGCCGCGACTTTTCacgatttttcaaaaatttctcaaaaactAAGAAGGAGGCCTATATACATCTATGCAAGAGACCAATCTCTATCCCAATCGATCGTTTACCCTTGTTGGTCGATAGCACTTAAACGgactcttcttcaaatactGTCTCAATGGGCTTCTCTAAAAGCGAAGCATGTCCGAATACAGTGACAGCAGAGGCACCAATGAGCCACAGCAACGTGGAGATCGGAGATGCAAGGAACCCCAATGGCACAGCAACAAACAGTAAAGCAGTGTACAATTGATTTGTCTTGAAACTACCGAAAGGCGTTACTAGATCCTGTCCATCCAACTTGTTGATCCCCGCGATACTGATAAAGACAAGCACGATCACAAATAACAGCAAGATGTTTGTCAATAACGTGTAAACGCTGAGGGCACCGATGATAAGACCATAGTTTGTAGAAtaatatttcaaattgtaaGACACTCTAGATTGTAAGTCCGAAAAGTTCTGGGGTTTGGATACATTTTTCACATTGAAAAACTCCTGAGGGGGACGAACAGAGGCAAGTCTGCTTTGCAATGATCTTAGTTCAGTCTTGATACGATCCATTGAAAGGTCTTCGGTGAAACGCGACACTTGCTACTCTAGTGTTAGTAAACTCGATTTGCGCGTAGTTTTCGACAAATGCTAAGGATTTGGACATACAGATAAAGTTCCAAGTTGATTCATTGTTATATTCACGGTATTCGAAAGTTAGAATGCTTAAATCGGTTCACAATGGACTTGTTTACTCatctggaatttttcacaaaGTTGAGGCGATCTGCTTAAAAACATCGATAACTGCGGGTCGTGGAGCACGAAAGGCTTAGCTATTGAAATGGTCGAATAACTTGAGGATAAGATGGCCTTTTACTTCAATGGGTTATTGAGGTCTATCCAGtacatcatcaccatttcCGGTCGTTTGTGATTCTATTTGGGCCTAATCCAGAGATAACTAGGAAGTGTTAGGATTAGGACAGCGTTTCCAAATAGAGCTCAAATCTTGCTCATCTATTGCGCGAATGGTGATTATCCTCGAGTGCCACTGTTCCGATGGATCTAAAGCAATCAAGGTGTTCAGCGTCTGTTGTTGCGTTTTTATGTTTCACTTTTATAGTTCCCCTAAACATGGGCGGCTAGCGCCATCAAAAAAGTATCTCGTTTCATAGAGATAAACAATACACTCTCTCATAAACAAACCAGCCTAATGAAAACAAGAAGTGGGCAAAGATTCATGATTGTTACAGGGATCTACTCGACAAAAGCTACATCTGATCGCTATCGGGAAAGGTTTTAACATACGCATTGCCGTAATAGTGAAAAGGGGACACCTTCAAGTATCTGACATAGGAAGCTAGCTGCTACGAACTACATCTGTTGGATTATACTTTATGTGGAGTGCACAACCCCAGAAACTCGTTGCATGTATTAGGCGAGTGTACTTCATGAAAAGCGGAGGGCTGTGTCTTTGACAGCAGATTTTTGGACAGTTGCGCCGTGTTTCTACTTAAGTGGCTGTTCTCTTGCTGGCCAAACTTGAAAGGGCTTGTTTCCACTATTTCCTACTTCGTCGGCTTTTCTCCGATTGGGAAAAAGAGAGCAAAAAACGTGTAGAACGTTGAAAAGAGTCGATAGTAACAACCGGGAAACTGGGGACCATTAGAAAGAAATAAAGAAACCACTTTCCTAGAAACGTCCAGTCAGGGGGCTAGGAAGGTCaaaatgtcaaagaatCATACAATGACTTCGAATATCTCGGAGGTTTTAGCCCAACAACAACACAATCTGCAACATTTGCAGAATTTACAACAGCACACGAGAAGTTTAACTTCTAATGAATATCCAAGCAATCTGAGTTATCTGCCACAAAATTCAGGTATCAGACAACAGTATATACAGGAACAACAACCACAACAGCCGCAATTGCCTATACAGTCTCAGCCTCAGCCGTACCCCATGGATGGCATGACTTCAGTTTCACCTGCACAGAATACACTTACTACACAAGCAGCTCGCACAAATAGTATGTCCACTTATCAAAATCCTAACGCTGTTCCTGTGGGGTGTCTTGCACCTTCGCCAGTCCCTATGCAAAACCCTCAACAGGTTCAGGGCCTGCTTCAAAGTCAACCCCAAAGTCAACCTCAAAGTCAGCCCTATGCTCAGGTACCACTTCGACAACAGCCGGTGCAACAGCAAGCATATCAGATGCAGCAAAATGCCACTCAACAAACTTTCAATGGTGTGGGCAACTCAAGTAGGGCTGCTTTACAGGGAAGAAACTCTCTGACAAGCAATTCCAATGTCTCGAGGGCGCGTACTTCTATTCATCGCTCCGCGAATAATGCTAATACACAGCAGGATCCTCGTTCTCCGCTAGTTATACTAATGCCAACCAGTGCACAACCGACAGAAGTGTTGGCAAATAGGTTTGCCGCTTGGAGAAGCGTTATAAGAGCTATCATCACATACTTGACTGAAACAGCGTCAATTCAGGATGAAATTGTGAGGCAACAACTAAGGTTAACCCATGCGGTGCAGTTCCCGTTCTTCGCGGTCGAGAATCAACATCAGCCTGCAAATCCAGAGGATAAATCTATTCAAAAGTTTTTTTTGCCTTTAGGCAACGGCTCTATCCAAGACTTGCCTACCATTTTGAATCAGTATCATGGCTCTTTGGCTTCACATGCCTCTCGCGcatcaaaagaattaaCTAATGAGGTTATCCCACGTCTGGAAGACTTGAGACGTGACTTGCTAGTAAAGATGAAGGAGATAAAATCATTGCAATCAGACTTCAAGAACTCATGCTCCAAGGAATTACAGCAAACTAAGCAGGACATGAGGAATTTTTTGGAATCTATAGAGGAATCCAGGTATGGATCAGCGAAGCAAGATCCTTATTTGACAAAGACCATTTTGGATAGACAGATCAAGAAACAGTTGACAGAGGAGAATTTTGTGCACGAGGCATTCGacaacttggaaaattcAGGTGCTGAGCTCGAGAAAGTTGTTGTCATGGAAATTCAAAACGCTCTCAATATATACGCGCGTTTGTTGGGTGAAGAAGCCCAACTAGCATTTGACATATTATTGTCGAAGATGGAGAcaggtttcttcaataagAATCCACAGTTTGAATGGGAAAATTTTATCATGAGAGATCCAAATTTCATAGTTCCAAATTTGCCAATGAGGAAAATGAGGGAGATTGTTTACAAGAACCAACAAGATCCCCTTACGTATGAAATAAGGTCTGGTGTTTTAGAGAGAAGAtcgaaatttttgaagtcCTATTCCCGAGGTTACTACGTTTTGACCCCAAGTTTTCTACATGAATTCAAGACTGGCGACCGAAAGAAGGACATTGTTCCCGTTATGTCGCTATCCCTAAATGAATGTAGTGTTGCCGAACATTCTAAGAAGGGGTCTTCGGACGACAGATTTATCTTACATGCAAAACAGAATGGTTTGATCCATCGTGGTCATAATTGGGTATTCAGAGCCGACAACTATGAGACAATGATGGCTTGGTTTGAAGACTTAAAGGTTTTCACATCAGCCAACAATGCTCAAGAGAAGGCAAAAGCTGTCGTCGAAAGATTAAATCTAGATTCTGACGGAAGACCGAAAACGAATGGCATGGAAGCTGCACAACAAGAACCAGCAAGAACTTCGATGTCTCAACCACCTCAGGAGAATCGCAGGATAAGCCAAGAAAATCATAGGATAAGCCAAGATAATCGCAGATTAAGTCACGACAATCGCCGAGACAGTACTGACCTTCAAAGTAATACTAATGTCCCTGCATCTACACCAAGACTGGACAATCAAACAAACACTATCACGACTTCATCAATTCCTGATACTAATGATTTTGAAATCGATCACTCCATTCCCAACATATACATTGATATTCCCGCAAACGAAGCCAAGAATAGAGGTCAGCAGATGTAGCTTACTCAAAATTCCAAAGCATGCCTGCCTCTATCGTTATTCGAAAACTGTATCCGTACATGTATTTTGTAAAATTAATAACTTACTTTAATTTTCCAAGCTATGTAAGATACCATCCAGCTGAACCAAGACTTGATCCCAGTCCTGATGAAATTTGAGATCTGAGAACTTGAAGAGAACACATTCTCTACCACGCTTGGATATCGAAAGCTTCTCATTATCGGTCAGATTAACAGCAGTCACAAATAGTTCGCTTAAGGTTGGGTACTTTTCGCCGTCGTGGGCTTTATCATAATCAGGATCACTCTTGTCCTTGAAAAAAAAGCCTGTTCTTGATTCTGTAGTACTTTTCTCTACCTGTTTTCTCTGCTGTGTATCCCAAGGAACCACGATATCTAGGAGAGGCCCAGCAGACGCATGTACTAAAGGTATCAGACCAGAGGCGGCGTATTCTACCACTGCAATACCAAAATGCTCATTCCACATTGCATTTATACCATAAGATGATTCGCGTAAGTAGACTTTTATCTTTTCGTAGGAACAGTCTGTTTGGAACTCCACTAAATTCGAGGGAATTTTAAGATCTGTCGAAGACCATTCGCGAAGGTGATTGACATAGTCCCTATCAGCTTGTGACCTTGTTGACCCTATTAGAATTAGTTTTGGGGCGTGAGAGATATCACCTGCTATCTCCAGAAATTGAGAATAGGATTGTAAAATAAGCTCGTGCCTTTTTTCAGGTCTAAATTGAGCAAGCACAATtgcttgattttttctATCCCACTGTTCATCTTGCACTATAAGCTTTTCAGTTGAGCATGGCGGATAAATGATAACTGGTTCGCAACTTTTCCAAATCTGCTTCATATGATTATTAGTCCATGTTGAGTTGGTTGTTGCGATGTCAACGAAAGTACCCACATACTTGTACCATAGCATGAATAACTTCCAATACCAGTACTTGATAGTTGTCTTTAATGATTTGTTCATGTTCTGAAGCTTCTGTAACATATCAGATGAGATGACTGGGTAGTGAGTATAAGTGACGATAGGAATGCGGGCGAGATAGTGGACGGCTGGATATCCAAATGGGTAACCCATGGTATCACACCACACATCCGGAGGACACCTGTAAATTGCCTCGATTGTCAACAGTATTGAACCAAGAGCTTGTCCGATGAGAGTAAAACGAGGCCACATCTTACTGTCGACGTATTTCctgttcttcaaatataTGAATACCACTCTATCCTTATCCAACTCGTAGTCAAACCGCTTTAAAACGTTATTCAGAATCTCCTGTTTGGAAGCATCAGTGTCTCCAGTGTAGATTATCGCTACATTCCTACTGTCTTTTGATAGCGTTGACTCCACTGCTTTCCAAAGCACCTTCTCACCGCCTCCGCCAGCATTACAATAGGGATGAAAGAATCCAAATAATACTTTCCTATTCTTTCTCACTTGTGGGATAAGTCTATTAACAAAGCTTTCTCGATTGCCTTTGTCAGTTTGGCCAATTGATATTCTATTCGATGAGGTTACT
The window above is part of the Torulaspora delbrueckii CBS 1146 chromosome 3, complete genome genome. Proteins encoded here:
- the DPH1 gene encoding 2-(3-amino-3-carboxypropyl)histidine synthase (similar to Saccharomyces cerevisiae DPH1 (YIL103W); ancestral locus Anc_2.272); translation: MTSEVQNQPQPRRRFVGARKKVENNEACACKDSAVVHKPKARISAARAINHIPDEILNDEDLLNAIKLLPQNYNFEIHKTVWNIKKQNAKRVALQMPEGLLIYSLIISDILEQFCDCETVIMGDVSYGACCIDDYTARALDCDFIVHYAHSCLVPIDVTEIKVLYIFVTISIDEEHIIKTLKKNFPKGSRLAAFGTIQFNPTIHSIKDRLLNDVDHMLYVVPPQIKPLSRGEVLGCTSERLNKEQYDAMVYVGDGRFHLESAMIHNPEIPAYRYDPYSRKFTREGYDQRRLVELRTDAIETARHGKTFGLILGALGRQGNLPTVENLEKKLTAAGKTVVKIILSEIFPQKLAMFSDIDVFVQVACPRLSIDWGYAFNKPLLTPYETNVLLTQDVMFTEKYYPMDYYEASGYGRGKIPTHATQSSE
- the SHQ1 gene encoding Hsp90 cochaperone SHQ1 (similar to Saccharomyces cerevisiae SHQ1 (YIL104C); ancestral locus Anc_2.271) — encoded protein: MITPKFSVTQDDDFIYINVQISTIRFDAAGLEMVAEGNVFVFHLSPYYLRLRFPYEVVDDERATAKYQAQDESIHIQLPKLEKGKFFEDLDVPTKLLARHGDLVGADEISQQNVDKQRPLIQEIGNEQDNSKKKDLEKISAAGEAFNWEIEQTSEEASDGLLSIKYGFEDSYDSVIGVSVSNGNDINEVDDPEHTSPNDRVKERLRKEDLKFDPEYYVSEYMIRRYAEPDDLEINGIKELLSYTPSLVKEYLKWYKKADDKNAAMPIEFSDQEQSQMQNNIPRKEYLVSDSKRLYITILNLLFAYMFEAIETEGSHTTESAWSIGKLTPQICCLDQQLLLQDTSDSFSIIKAAIITGIRRSLSYPLHRNYELSIKAWNYVYYILRGGKRLAIRCLLDIHEIFRYHDVYYVYNRILMDDLCSWFISAGSENVIRSLAIEAKKEIDQLTKDDIEFNCISGVDEEAVNAVAWEKLTIREMEILAEGQYQESEETN
- the BOP3 gene encoding Bop3p (similar to Saccharomyces cerevisiae BOP3 (YNL042W); ancestral locus Anc_2.270) codes for the protein MNTPKNSYSPISHEPPRSLIEVLLGAKIEDTNLGQSALEKGLELRVEQERTKQLYYKLENTTRSIELLRMAREIGVSPQDIPKLFNGEDFNVAMPVPSKDKPTVNVADNTGRQPLSYRFPPAGSTLPPKPVSNSAPIIPAKRTHSPARIGANAVAALNESISLKEEDSSTHLSPFANRPSGNISNHSRNISLPMTKSISPNIPSGMTSILSFGRDSSEQLPGSIANANDSDNYDLRRATMAHKKHRRARSASSFGVIDLKMKEESRQQELPKLKTQINSLPMQPSSTDPEKPHHDYDEKTCSESSSRNGSPTQARSINSVAKLLNSC
- the YIP3 gene encoding Yip3p (similar to Saccharomyces cerevisiae YIP3 (YNL044W); ancestral locus Anc_2.269) — translated: MNQLGTLSQVSRFTEDLSMDRIKTELRSLQSRLASVRPPQEFFNVKNVSKPQNFSDLQSRVSYNLKYYSTNYGLIIGALSVYTLLTNILLLFVIVLVFISIAGINKLDGQDLVTPFGSFKTNQLYTALLFVAVPLGFLASPISTLLWLIGASAVTVFGHASLLEKPIETVFEEESV
- the TDEL0C03940 gene encoding SLM1 family PH domain-containing protein (similar to Saccharomyces cerevisiae SLM1 (YIL105C) and SLM2 (YNL047C); ancestral locus Anc_2.267), with the protein product MTSNISEVLAQQQHNLQHLQNLQQHTRSLTSNEYPSNLSYLPQNSGIRQQYIQEQQPQQPQLPIQSQPQPYPMDGMTSVSPAQNTLTTQAARTNSMSTYQNPNAVPVGCLAPSPVPMQNPQQVQGLLQSQPQSQPQSQPYAQVPLRQQPVQQQAYQMQQNATQQTFNGVGNSSRAALQGRNSLTSNSNVSRARTSIHRSANNANTQQDPRSPLVILMPTSAQPTEVLANRFAAWRSVIRAIITYLTETASIQDEIVRQQLRLTHAVQFPFFAVENQHQPANPEDKSIQKFFLPLGNGSIQDLPTILNQYHGSLASHASRASKELTNEVIPRLEDLRRDLLVKMKEIKSLQSDFKNSCSKELQQTKQDMRNFLESIEESRYGSAKQDPYLTKTILDRQIKKQLTEENFVHEAFDNLENSGAELEKVVVMEIQNALNIYARLLGEEAQLAFDILLSKMETGFFNKNPQFEWENFIMRDPNFIVPNLPMRKMREIVYKNQQDPLTYEIRSGVLERRSKFLKSYSRGYYVLTPSFLHEFKTGDRKKDIVPVMSLSLNECSVAEHSKKGSSDDRFILHAKQNGLIHRGHNWVFRADNYETMMAWFEDLKVFTSANNAQEKAKAVVERLNLDSDGRPKTNGMEAAQQEPARTSMSQPPQENRRISQENHRISQDNRRLSHDNRRDSTDLQSNTNVPASTPRLDNQTNTITTSSIPDTNDFEIDHSIPNIYIDIPANEAKNRGQQM
- the ALG11 gene encoding alpha-1,2-mannosyltransferase ALG11 (similar to Saccharomyces cerevisiae ALG11 (YNL048W); ancestral locus Anc_2.266), whose amino-acid sequence is MSREWLHTSAVIAVICIVIFLRGLVRALPDFTMNPPVRYRLRINNAMKRLESDPTKNVKLDFSWKHGSVRRQMILASAKPSEYTNGVTSSNRISIGQTDKGNRESFVNRLIPQVRKNRKVLFGFFHPYCNAGGGGEKVLWKAVESTLSKDSRNVAIIYTGDTDASKQEILNNVLKRFDYELDKDRVVFIYLKNRKYVDSKMWPRFTLIGQALGSILLTIEAIYRCPPDVWCDTMGYPFGYPAVHYLARIPIVTYTHYPVISSDMLQKLQNMNKSLKTTIKYWYWKLFMLWYKYVGTFVDIATTNSTWTNNHMKQIWKSCEPVIIYPPCSTEKLIVQDEQWDRKNQAIVLAQFRPEKRHELILQSYSQFLEIAGDISHAPKLILIGSTRSQADRDYVNHLREWSSTDLKIPSNLVEFQTDCSYEKIKVYLRESSYGINAMWNEHFGIAVVEYAASGLIPLVHASAGPLLDIVVPWDTQQRKQVEKSTTESRTGFFFKDKSDPDYDKAHDGEKYPTLSELFVTAVNLTDNEKLSISKRGRECVLFKFSDLKFHQDWDQVLVQLDGILHSLEN